A region from the Triticum aestivum cultivar Chinese Spring chromosome 3D, IWGSC CS RefSeq v2.1, whole genome shotgun sequence genome encodes:
- the LOC123080931 gene encoding wheatwin-2 precursor has protein sequence MTMAARLMLVAALLCAAAAAATAQQATNVRATYHYYRPAQNNWDLGAPAVSAYCATWDASKPLSWRSKYGWTAFCGPAGAHGQAACGKCLRVTNPATGAQITARIVDQCANGGLDLDWDTVFTKIDTNGIGYQQGHLNVNYQFVDCRD, from the coding sequence ATGACGATGGCCGCACGCCTGATGCTGGTGGCGGCGCTGCTgtgcgcggcggccgcggccgccaCGGCGCAGCAGGCGACCAACGTGCGGGCGACGTACCACTACTACCGGCCGGCGCAGAACAACTGGGACCTGGGCGCGCCCGCGGTGAGCGCCTACTGCGCGACCTGGGACGCCAGCAAGCCGCTGTCGTGGCGGTCCAAGTACGGGTGGACGGCGTTCTGCGGCCCCGCCGGCGCCCACGGGCAGGCGGCGTGCGGCAAGTGCCTCCGGGTGACGAACCCGGCGACGGGGGCGCAGATCACGGCGAGGATCGTCGACCAGTGCGCCAACGGCGGGCTGGACCTGGACTGGGACACCGTCTTCACCAAGATCGACACCAACGGGATCGGGTACCAGCAGGGCCACCTCAACGTCAACTACCAGTTCGTCGACTGCCGCGACTAG